A genomic segment from Colletotrichum higginsianum IMI 349063 chromosome 5, whole genome shotgun sequence encodes:
- a CDS encoding Metalloprotease MEP1, producing MLLKSVVFATLAAAGVPRSIPGRNQTPDRCGTTQVSKSFVKTVSDLKPLESAMKLGARSSSNSSSNGLPTIDVKVHFHTVSSEAKRDYISDQALDKQFALLRDVYANYDINIQRDETVASRTVDDFLATGSWPLTSQQVAAKKDFLTRTRKGGYDAINLYFYTDMLENFWGSCTLPQDNVTRTFDDVNFREDGCGINADSLPNGPFERVGLGYTTIHEVGHWFGLLHVFQGYTCEGSGDFVDDTPAAQVDTTGCPIGKDSCPDVPGLDPIHNYMDYSDDSCYNEFTEGQKLRMHSMWETLRLSAKVIS from the exons ATGCTCTTAAAATCCGTTGTCTTTGCCACGCTGGCTGCAGCCGGAGTGCCGCGTTCGATTCCTGGGCGGAATCAGACACCAGATCGGTGCGGTACGACTCAGGTCTCGAAGAGTTTCGTGAAGACGGTCTCTGATCTCAAGCCCCTGGAATCCGCCATGAAGCTGGGTgcccgcagcagcagcaatagCTCAAGCAACGGCCTTCCCACGATCGACGTCAAGGTGCATTTCCACACGGTCAGCTCGGAGGCCAAGCGCGACTACATCTCGGACCAGGCCCTCGACAAGCAGTTTGCGCTACTCCGCGACGTATACGCAAACTACGACATCAACATTCAGCGGGATGAGACAGTTGCCTCCCGGACAGTCGACGACTTTCTCGCCACTGGGAGCTGGCCTCTCACCAGCCAGCAGGTTGCCGCTAAGAAAGACTTTCTGACCAGGACCCGAAAAGGAGGCTACGATGCAATTAACCTCTACTTTT ATACCGATATGCTCGAGAACTTCTGGGGATCGTGCACACTGCCACAGGACAACGTGACTCGCACTTTTGACGATGTCAACTTCCGCGAGGATGGCTGTGGGATCAACGCCGACAGTCTTCCCAACGGTCCATTCGAGCGGGTCGGCCTTGGGTACACCACGATCCATGAGGTGGGACACTGGTTCGGTCTCCTGCACGTCTTTCAAGGCTACACTTGTGAGGGTAGCGGCGACTTTGTCGACGATACACCTGCCGCTCAGGTTGACACGACAGGATGTCCTATAGGCAAGGACTCCTGTCCCGATGTCCCTGGCCTAGACCCTATTCACAATTACATGGACTACTCTGATGACTCTTG CTACAACGAGTTCACCGAGGGTCAGAAACTGCGCATGCATAGCATGTGGGAAACGCTGCGACTTTCAGCAAAGGTCATCTCTTAA
- a CDS encoding FAD binding domain protein — protein MATQETKRQVIIVGGGITGLTLALMLQNLGVDYLLLEAYGTVTPNVGASIGLFPNGLRVLDQLGCYEDILSKAQPVEEMITRDSASGKRIMTRKTRALITHRHGYPNMFMERYELICVLHQHLKEKDRILVNKKVKRVESLEDGALVYTTDGSVFESQVVVGADGVRSTIRQEMWRNADDNNDSAAIPSVDRGNIPCEHACIFGTAKPTPGVAAGEVVGASGDGTVAGCMGGPGGEVFVFWFWTLPESRRSCPIDDIPRFGDEDKRREFKRGADALVADNGLRFRQVADNLEYSGVTALPHFVMRRWHYGRIIIIGDAAHKFNPLVGQGGNSCIESCASLANALREQNLAGRASWELPRLTEAFVAVESQRVERLADMVEKCQEAMRASAWNTWKGRLIHKYLAPLLPIATWLNFYSEQIAGGLSLNGASPPSSDHAWPYSDEKNVEDKESAPRRTSISATLPVAAITALLLARVLHQQSLLGGSALFSRMMGAVSGYWQ, from the coding sequence ATGGCCACCCAAGAGACAAAGCGACAGGTCATCATCGTTGGAGGTGGCATCACAGGCCTTACCTTGGCCCTGATGCTGCAAAATCTAGGCGTCGACTATTTGCTTCTCGAGGCGTACGGCACGGTAACGCCCAACGTTGGAGCGAGCATCGGTCTCTTCCCCAACGGATTGCGGGTGCTCGATCAGCTGGGCTGCTACGAAGACATTCTGAGTAAGGCACAACCGGTTGAGGAGATGATCACCCGAGACAGTGCCTCTGGAAAGCGCATCATGACCCGCAAGACAAGAGCTCTCATCACCCATCGTCACGGGTACCCAAACATGTTCATGGAGCGCTATGAGCTTATATGCGTGTTACATCAGCACTTGAAAGAGAAGGATAGAATTCTCGTCAACAAGAAGGTGAAGCGGGTGGAGAGCTTGGAGGATGGAGCCCTGGTGTACACCACGGACGGCTCAGTGTTTGAAAGCCAGGTTGTCGTGGGCGCAGACGGTGTGCGCAGCACAATCCGGCAGGAGATGTGGAGGAACGCggacgacaacaacgactCGGCCGCGATCCCTTCGGTCGACAGAGGCAACATCCCCTGCGAGCACGCCTGCATCTTTGGCACGGCGAAACCGACGCCGGGTGtggcggccggcgaggtcgtcggcgcaAGCGGCGACGGTACCGTAGCCGGCTGCATGGGCGGACCCGGCGGAGAGGTGTTCGTGTTCTGGTTCTGGACGCTGCCCGAGTCTCGGCGGTCATGTCCGATCGACGACATCCCGCGCTTCGGTGACGAAGACAAGCGACGCGAGTTCAagcgcggcgccgacgccctcgtggCCGACAACGGCCTGCGCTTCCGCCAAGTTGCGGACAACCTGGAGTACAGCGGCGTCACTGCCCTTCCGCACTTTGTGATGCGGCGGTGGCACTACGGACggatcatcatcatcggcgacgccgcccacAAGTTCAACCCCCtcgtcggccagggcggcaaCAGCTGCATCGAGTCGTGCGCCTCGCTCGCCAACGCCCTACGGGAACAAAACCTCGCCGGCCGTGCGTCTTGGGAGCTGCCCAGGCTCACCGAGGCtttcgtcgccgtcgagagcCAGCGCGTCGAGCGTCTCGCCGACATGGTTGAGAAGTGCCAGGAGGCCATGCGCGCCTCCGCCTGGAACACGTGGAAGGGCCGCCTGATACACAAGTACCTCGCGCCTCTTCTGCCGATAGCCACGTGGCTCAACTTCTACAGCGAACAGATCGCCGGTGGCCTGAGTTTGAACGGCGCCAGCCCCCCGTCATCAGACCACGCGTGGCCATACAGCGACGAAAAGAATGTGGAGGACAAAGAATCCGCGCCGAGAAGAACCAGCATTTCTGCCACGTTGCCCGTCGCTGCTATCACTGCCTTGTTGTTGGCTAGAGTGCTCCATCAACAGAGCTTGCTTGGGGGCTCAGCGCTCTTCTCTCGAATGATGGGAGCGGTTTCGGGTTATTGGCAATAA
- a CDS encoding AflN/verA/monooxygenase, which translates to MVSALGTDQKVWSAIIAAGVTGFIYFLAKLYAARKAIWRMQRANLPIPDFSFIGGHFPVLKSVMRVLPSDSIIHNIMWKISEDYPKGIFYISLWPFSGTVMVVADAEAASQLDALPLAKGIDIIVPLEKVTGGRSLLTMKGDEWKRWRRLFNPGFSLGYMMGLAPAIADEVAVFRQKLLDICAGGHTKVFQLEDLTLRMTFDIIGSVVLLVSWGPLARQLMSLTLEHRDTRLHHQKQDHPLALALRKQIEWTSFREPLNPLEKYLTIRPLILWLNGKKVDQFIFAETDRILSERFRDDPGPNDVTRSKSIASLFIDEYLKEVGGKESDNDAKQAIKNTITPQVRLFLFAGHDTTSSTLLYCYKLLSDNPDVLSRVVTEIRDTFGPDPSQVQNRIHEDPQLLNRTPYTVAFIKEVLRIYPPAGALRQGRSDVQVVDEDGRVYPTEGCNVWTLSLAIHHSPKHWKDPEACIPDRWLVGPEDPLYPPKGAWRPFEWGPRNCIGQTLAMLELRIALAMTVREFSLTPAYDEWDELHPKTGINTVNGNRAYQAIKGGGGAHPADGFPVKLALRAH; encoded by the exons ATGGTATCAGCCCTTGGGACCGACCAGAAGGTCTGGTCAGCTATCATTGCAGCCGGTGTCACGGGCTTCATCTATTTCCTGGCTAAACTATATGCTGCTCGTAAAGCAATCTGGCGGATGCAAAGAGCCAACTTG CCAATTCCGGATTTCTCGTTCATTGGGGGTCACTTTCCAGTCCTCAAGAGTGTCATGCGAGTTTTACCATCGGACAGCATCATCCATAACATCATGTGGAAGATATCAGAGGACTACCCGAAAGGCATATTCTACATCAGTCTCTGGCCTTTCAGCGGCACCGTGATGGTCGTTGCAGATGCTGAGGCTGCTTCACAGCTCGATGCTCTTCCTCTTGCCAAAGGAATCGATATAATCGTGCCTCTTGAGAAGGTAACTGGTGGAAGAAGCTTGTTGACAATGAAGGGGGACGAATGGAAACGTTGGCGACGCCTCTTTAACCCAGGCTTCAGTCTAGGTTACATGATGGGTCTTGCGCCAGCAATCGCTGATGAAGTCGCCGTTTTCCGACAGAAGCTACTGGATATATGCGCAGGGGGGCATACCAAAGTGTTCCAGCTTGAAGACTTGACTCTGAGGATGACATTCGATATCATCGGGTCCGTCGTATTGTTAGTATCTTGGGGGCCCCTGGCTAGACAATTGATGTCTCTAACACTCGAGCACAGGGATACCCGGCTTCATCACCAGAAACAAGATCATCCCCTCGCATTGGCTCTTCGGAAGCAGATTGAATGGACATCGTTTCGCGAACCTTTAAACCCGTTGGAGAAATACCTCACGATTCGGCCTCTAATTCTCTGGCTCAACGGGAAGAAGGTGGACCAGTTTATCTTTGCGGAAACCGACAGGATACTGTCAGAGCGGTTTCGAGACGATCCAGGCCCAAATGATGTCACCCGATCGAAATCGATAGCATCTCTATTCATCGATGAATACCTCAAGGAAGTAGGTGGAAAAGAATCTGACAATGATGCCAAACAAGCGATCAAAAACACCATTACCCCTCAAGTCCGACTCTTCTTATTCGCTGGGCACGACACAACTAGCAGCACGCTTCTCTACTGCTACAAGCTCCTCTCGGACAACCCAGACGTTCTTTCTCGCGTCGTCACAGAAATTAGAGATACTTTTGGGCCCGACCCTTCGCAGGTGCAGAACAGAATCCACGAAGATCCACAACTCCTCAACAGGACACCTTACACTGTGGCTTTCATCAAGGAAGTGCTCCGCATATATCCACCAGCGGGTGCCCTACGACAGGGCCGTTCAGACGTGCAGGTTGtggacgaagacggccgtGTGTATCCCACCGAGGGATGTAACGTCTGGACGCTGTCTTTGGCTATCCACCACAGCCCCAAACACTGGAAAGATCCCGAGGCCTGCATTCCGGATCGCTGGCTTGTTGGACCCGAAGACCCTCTGTATCCGCCCAAAGGTGCCTGGCGGCCCTTTGAATGGGGTCCCCGAAACTGTATCGGACAGACATTGGCGATGCTCGAATTGAGAATCGCGTTAGCCATGACGGTGAGGGAGTTCAGCTTAACGCCTGCGTACGACGAGTGGGATGAGCTTCACCCCAAGACTGGCATCAATACGGTCAACGGCAACAGGGCGTATCAAGCTATCAAAGGCGGAGGCGGTGCCCATCCAGCGGACGGGTTCCCTGTGAAGCTCGCGCTACGAGCGCATTGA
- a CDS encoding Serine/threonine-protein kinase SRPK3: MTSYLEGPANFVAYLQRDVSRIGHLDLARQTIQPLSFDSGTPVENLYQVIEASAAQYVAAGSVVSVSDVKLLPPISGRDVLAVGKNYMEHAKEFNSSGYDSSDKVDLPSHPVIFTKRATSIIAHGDEIHLHQGFTESADYEGEIGVIIGKAGYRISEEDAWDYVWGYTIINDLTARERQRDHKQFYIGKSPDTFCPMGPIAVAKENLPEQGRSLRLQTHVNGQLRQDATLNDLIFSIPRLIATLSAGQTLQPGDVLATGTPAGVGLGLSPPTYLKSGDEIAISVTGLGTLKNTVAESSKENLTTVRIRNEARSTAFRLNNGEKSSQGRVGLTPKLDGLSGISYQRLGSGDEKFVFVHGLGGTKDYWTPLISRLSLTNRASVHLYDFEGHGLTPTFPTQKLTISHLATELKSVFDRADASPQSPATLVAHSLGCLIAINFASEYPDLVKKLVLFGPPPSPLPNLTPDVWFSIAEQARRHGMSGIVDATVSTQVSDYTKINNPLAVAAVRLSLLGQDPEAYAKACSALALGDSADFSQLNIETLLVTGQHDPVSSPSAIEDYAKRNPRSRLVVLPNVGHWHVFEDVVGVGQSLQNFLFRVTGTPCEWAESYRPGGFHPVHFGDVFKGRYEVIRKLGNGYFGTVWLALDSTTSAYVALKIEVAGRQEPRELPIQRFLAKITVDDPFSRSRHVVKLMDSFHHDGPKGRHLCLVLEPMGPSVSTILNAPHETYDPLNPPVRRFETDKTKRILCNVLAGLQFLHSNGVVHGDLQSGNILFALQDLSTVGPEKLKQDESTSRIDYLHRIDGKPDKWAPKYLAASQPLSEYTVKEPDDDTKLADLGGAFFTNEPPEKVVTPMSLRAPELLLGEPFGIGVDIWSFGCLLFEFVTGTSLFQLPPFGLSDEALKDEHLIQLTDIIQPLPENLIEKWPASSKYYGPRGERLNTRPRDFDEDDFDERYDSHEDTEGDVVDSKDNEDFGFDIGERMPPQTLDSLEKLISDNKAADVDEAEEKKITSLLRSIFQYDPARRPSAADLLEHAWLKG; this comes from the exons ATGACGAGTTATCTTGAAGGCCCGGCCAACTTTGTCGCCTACCTCCAGCGGGACGTCTCCCGCATCGGCCATCTGGACCTGGCCAGGCAGACCATCCAACCTCTCAGCTTCGACTCTGGAACTCCCGTGGAGAACCTCTACCAGGTCATTGAGGCATCCGCTGCGCAATATGTTGCCGCCGGGTCAGTCGTGTCGGTGAGCGATGTCAAACTCCTGCCCCCGATATCGGGCCGGGATGTCCTCGCCGTTGGCAAGAATTACATGGAACATGCCAAAGAGTTCAACAGCTCAGGCTACGACAGCTCCGACAAAGTCGACCTGCCCAGCCACCCTGTAATTTTCACCAAGCGTGCGACCTCCATCATTGCCCACGGCGACGAGATTCATCTGCATCAAGGCTTCACCGAGAGCGCCGACTATGAGGGAGAGATTGGCGTTATCATCGGGAAAGCCGGCTACCGCATCAGCGAAGAAGATGCCTGGGACTACGTCTGGGGTTACACCATTATCAACGACTTGACAGCCAGAGAAAGGCAGCGCGACCACAAGCAGTTCTACATTGGCAAATCCCCAGATACCTTCTGCCCAATG GGTCCAATTGCTGTCGCGAAGGAGAATTTACCGGAACAGGGGAGGTCTCTGCGTCTTCAGACACATGTGAATGGACAGCTGCGCCAAGATGCTACGCTGAACGATCTAATCTTTTCTATCCCTCGGCTCATCGCCACGCTTTCTGCGGGCCAGACATTGCAGCCTGGCGATGTGCTCGCTACCGGAACG CCCGCTGGTGTTGGGCTTGGTCTCAGCCCGCCGACCTATCTCAAATCTGGCGATGAAATTGCGATTTCCGTCACGGGGCTGGGAACCTTGAAGAACACTGTTGCTGAGTCCTCGAAGGAGAACCTGACGACGGTACGAATTCGGAACGAAGCCCGAAGCACGGCATTTAGACTGAACAACGGGGAGAAGTCATCTCAAGGCCGAGTGGGCTTGACCCCAAAACTGGATGGTTTGAGCGGGATCAGCTATCAGCGCCTTGGGTCAGGAGACGAGAAGTTTGTCTTCGTCCACGGCCTGGGTGGAACCAAAGACTATTGGACTCCTTTGATATCAAGGTTGTCTCTCACGAACAGGGCTTCTGTGCACCTTTACGATTTCGAAGGGCACGGGCTGACGCCGACATTTCCTACTCAGAAATTGACCATCAGCCACTTGGCTACTGAGCTCAAAAGCGTCTTCGACCGGGCTGATGCCTCACCGCAGTCTCCTGCGACTCTGGTAGCACATTCTTTAGGGTGTCTCATCGCCATTAATTTCGCCTCGGAGTACCCGGACCTCGTCAAGAAGTTGGTACTCTTCGGACCACCACCATCCCCGCTCCCAAATCTCACGCCGGATGTTTGGTTTAGTATCGCTGAGCAGGCAAGGAGACACGGCATGAGCGGGATCGTGGATGCAACTGTTTCAACTCAAGTATCGGACTACACAAAGATCAACAACCCTTTGGCCGTGGCAGCAGTCCGCCTCAGTCTGCTCGGGCAAGACCCAGAGGCGTATGCAAAGGCATGCTCGGCCCTTGCTTTGGGAGACTCTGCCGACTTTAGCCAACTGAACATCGAGACACTCTTAGTCACCGGACAACATGATCCGGTGTCGTCACCTTCGGCCATTGAGGACTACGCGAAGAGAAACCCTCGCTCGCGATTAGTTGTCCTTCCCAATGTAGGCCATTGGCATGTCTTCGAAGACGTAGTTGGTGTCGGCCAGAGTCTTCAAAACTTTTT GTTTCGCGTGACTGGCACGCCCTGCGAATGGGCCGAGTCTTACCGACCTGGCGGATTCCATCCTGTCCACTTCGGCGACGTTTTCAAAGGTCGATACGAAGTGATACGAAAGCTCGGCAACGGATACTTTGGCACGGTCTGGCTTGCATTAGATTCCAC GACCTCCGCATATGTTGCACTGAAAATCGAGGTCGCCGGGCGGCAAGAGCCCAGAGAGTTGCCAATTCAGCGATTTCTGGCCAAGATAACGGTTGACGATCCATTCTCACGCTCACGGCATGTCGTCAAACTCATGGACTCATTCCACCATGACGGTCCCAAAGGCAGACACCTGTGTCTCGTTCTTGAACCAATGGGACCAAGCGTTTCAACGATACTCAACGCTCCTCACGAGACGTATGACCCATTGAACCCCCCTGTCCGACGTTTCGAGACAGACAAAACCAAACGAATTCTTTGCAACGTACTTGCAGGGCTTCAGTTTCTCCACAGCAATGGAGTGGTACATGGAGACCTTCAATCTGGCAACATCCTCTTCGCTCTGCAAGACCTTTCGACCGTTGGACCTGAGAAGCTTAAGCAAGACGAAAGCACCTCCAGGATCGATTATCTGCATCGTATTGACGGCAAACCCGACAAGTGGGCACCCAAGTATCTGGCAGCATCCCAACCTCTATCAGAGTACACTGTGAAAGAGCCTGATGATGATACAAAACTCGCTGATTTGGGTGGAG CGTTCTTTACCAACGAGCCTCCCGAGAAAGTTGTTACCCCGATGTCGCTCCGTGCGCCCGAGTTGCTTCTTGGCGAACCTTTCGGCATCGGCGTTGACATCTGGAGCTTCGGCTGTCTTCTGTTCGAGTTTGTCACTGGCACATCCCTTTTCCAGCTACCCCCATTCGGGCTGAGCGATGAGGCTCTGAAGGACGAGCACCTGATTCAGTTAACCGATATCATTCAACCTCTGCCTGAGAACCTGATCGAAAAATGGCCTGCTTCGTCAAAGTATTACGGACCCAGGGGGGAGCGTTTGAATACGAGGCCCAGGGATTTTGATGAAGATGATTTCGACGAAAGATATGACAGCCACGAGGATACAGAGGGGGACGTCGTTGACTCCAAAGACAATGAAGACTTTGGCTTCGACATTGGAGAGCGGATGCCACCGCAAACGCTGGATTCCCTCGAAAAGCTAATCAGCGACAACAAGGCAGCCGAtgttgacgaagccgaggaaaAGAAGATTACGTCATTGCTGCGGTCTATCTTTCAGTATGATCCCGCAAGACGACCTTCCGCCGCAGATCTGCTGGAGCATGCATGGCTCAAAGGTTGA
- a CDS encoding Amidohydrolase, which produces MALSNSFLLQDVKIFTGTATIDRGFVHVLNGKIAQVGPGDLPSPLNGTLPVILRPGDTVIPGLIDAHIHAPSGNTSCLEQSLSFGVTTVCDMQNDLETNENLKRLADDPATKSIYADFKFAGSGALVHGGWPLQVLEKELSNVPCSDHLIDQIVSKWTILSRPEEADPFIKKQVEETGVSYIKMFHEVGDSLGMDLPRPPLDIQKAVVAAAHKYGVIATGHALSYAGAMDLLRAGADGLTHIFLDQPPSDDYIQLMLDNKAHCNPTLGLAASQTDEGLGFQDSFLRDPFAQRLLIQKTAGQPLGLAASQKPRASIHNAYANTRALYNAGVPLVLGTDAAGMGFGFPYGLGMHMEMRLMVKEVGMTPFDVLKSATSVTADRFRFNDRGRIEAGKKADLVLVQGDVFESLAANDGRSLRIKSVWRDGISASVFEDVKAETCDNPF; this is translated from the exons ATGGCTCTATCCAACTCTTTCCTGCTCCAAGACGTCAAGATATTCACCGGAACCGCTACAATCGACAGGGGTTTCGTGCACGTCTTGAACGGCAAAATCGCCCAGGTTGGCCCGGGAGACTTGCCTTCGCCACTCAACGGCACACTTCCTGTGATATTGCGGCCTGGAGACACGGTCATCCCAGGCTTGATCGATGCCCATATCCACGCGCCCTCCGGGAACACCAGCTGCCTCGAGCAGTCTTTGAGCTTCGGCGTTACGACAGTGTGCGACATGCAAAATGATCTTGAAACGAATGAAAACCTGAAGAGG CTCGCTGACGACCCGGCGACCAAGTCCATCTACGCCGACTTCAAGTTTGCCGGCTCCGGCGCGCTCGTGCACGGCGGGTGGCCACTTCAGGTGCTCGAGAAAGAGTTATCGAATGTTCCTTGCAGCGATCACCTCATAGACCAGATTGTCTCCAAGTGGACAATACTGAGCAGACCGGAAGAGGCCGATCCCTTCATCAAGaagcaggtcgaggagacCGGGGTTTCCTACATCAAGATGTTCCACGAAGTCGGCGACTCGCTTGGCATGGACCTCCCGCGGCCTCCCCTGGACATCCAGAAAGCCGTGGTGGCCGCTGCCCACAAGTACGGCGTCATCGCCACGGGGCATGCGCTCAGCTATGCCGGCGCCATGGACCTcctccgcgccggcgccgacggcctgaCCCATATCTTCCTCGACCAGCCGCCGAGCGACGACTACATCCAGCTCATGCTGGACAACAAAGCGCACTGCAACCCAACCCTCGGTCTTGCTGCGTCACAGACCGACGAGGGCTTGGGGTTCCAGGACTCGTTCTTACGAGACCCCTTCGCCCAGAGACTGCTGATCCAGAAAACCGCGGGACAACCACTGGGACTGGCGGCTAGCCAAAAGCCGAGGGCCTCCATCCACAACGCGTACGCGAACACGAGGGCCCTGTACAACGCCGGCGTTCCTCTGGTTCTGGGAACCGATGCCGCCGGGATGGGGTTCGGGTTCCCCTACGGTCTCGGAATGCACATGGAAATGCGGCTGATGGTGAAGGAGGTCGGCATGACCCCGTTCGACGTCCTCAAGTCGGCCACGTCCGTCACGGCCGACCGGTTCAGGTTCAATGACCGAGGCCGCATCGAGGCCGGGAAGAAGGCCGACTTAGTTCTCGTCCAAGGGGATGTGTTTGAGTCGctggccgccaacgacgggCGCTCTCTGCGGATCAAGTCCGTGTGGAGAGACGGAATATCCGCGTCGGTCTTTGAAGATGTAAAAGCTGAGACCTGCGACAACCCGTTTTGA
- a CDS encoding Polysaccharide deacetylase family protein translates to MHFKTVATSLLVAGAAATPFRRQTSNETSYCDEDVPVPKPSTTKAHFPPYPVNTTIPGVPSNPGGSYPGSGSNPGSGSGSGSYPGSGSGSGSGSGSYPGSGSGSNTGSGSGSGSGSGSGSGSGSGSNTGYNPGSGSGSGSGSGSSGSNTGYNPGSGSGSGSNTGSGSGSGSGSGSGSGSNTGYNPGSGSGSGSGSGSGSGSGSGSGSGSGSGSGSGSGSGSGSGSGSGSGSGSYPGSGSNPGSGAGGSWPSASAKPSVPGGNVPSYPGKPTAGSSYVPFPLNTTVPTAAPSFTTIPGVALPTEPVAIPSTTVPVGSNDTATASGSSSALPISTAPATTIPYGVAITSCTVEGDFALTFDDGPFTYTSHVLDLLAEAGAKATFFINGENFGNINDFQDVVKRMDAEGHQIGSHTYSHPDLATLGDADIIPEMTSLEDAIINIIGKYPTYMRPPFFSWNDNTLSILKALEYHVIHADVDSLDYANNAPLGNLSSVGIFERGVDAGGSIALAHEVHQNTAEYLVPEFLRIIKEKNLRAVTVGECLGDPKANWYKTKRTSTPTATASRIVVSITSTATPTGVIGPDGACGGSEGYVCEAGACCSEYGFCGTSQAYCGVGCQPLFGVCGVAAPAPAPSGGSATGTASAPAATQTGATGGVSPDSSCGGANGYTCPGTTCCSEYGFCGDTTAHCGVGCQPLFGTCA, encoded by the exons ATGCATTTCAAGACCGTCGCCACGTCGCTCCTCGTGGCCGGAGCGGCCGCTACCCCCTTCCGCCGCCAGACCTCCAACGAGACCTCCTACTGCGACGAGGACGTTCCCGTCCCCAAGCCTAGCACCACCAAGGCTCACTTCCCCCCGTACCCCGTGAACACCACCATCCCCGGTGTCCCCTCGAACCCCGGCGGCTCATACCCGGGCTCGGGCTCAAACCCTGGCTCGGGTTCTGGCTCTGGTTCGTACCCGGGCTctggctccggctccggctctggttctggttcttACCCGGGgtccggctccggctctaACACCGGTtccggctctggctctggctctggatctggctctggctctggctctggctccggCTCCAACACTGGTTACAACCCCGGCTCCGGTTCTGGTTcgggctccggctccggttCCAGCGGATCCAACACTGGTTACAACCccggctctggctctggctctggctctaACACCGGTtccggctctggctctggttCTGGatctggctctggctccggTTCCAACACTGGTTACAACCccggctctggctctggctctggctctggctctggctctggctctggctctggctctggctctggctctggctctggctctggctccggATCTGGCTCCGGATCtggctcgggctcgggctccgGCTCGGGCTCCGGCTCTGGATCTTACCCGGGCTCTGGTTCCAACCCTGGATCCGGCGCTGGCGGCTCGTGgccctctgcctctgcgAAGCCCTCTGTCCCTGGCGGCAACGTTCCCTCGTACCCGGGCAAGCCGACTGCTGGCTCTTCGTACGTCCCCTTCCCTCTGAACACCACCGTTCCCACCGCTGCCCCCTCCTTCACGACCATCCCCGGTGTTGCTCTTCCCACCGAGCCCGTCGCCATTCCCAGCACCACCGTGCCCGTCGGCAGCAACGACACCGCCACGGCCTCCGGCTCCAGCTCCGCTCTGCCCATCTCTACCGCTCCCGCCACCACGATCCCCTACGGAGTGGCCATCACCAGCTGCACTGTCGAGGGCGACTTTGCTCTCACCTTCGACGACGGTCCTTTCACTTACACCAGCCACGTCCTGGACCTCCTGGCTGAGGCTGGCGCCAAGGCCACCTTTTTCATCAACGGCGAGAACTTTGGCAACATCAACGACTTCCAGGACGTTGTCAAGCGCAtggacgccgagggccaCCAAATCGGCTCTCACACCTACAGCCACCCTGACCTCGCTACTCTGGGTGACGCCGACATCATCCCCGAGATGACTTCtctcgaggacgccatcatcaacatcatcggAAAGTACCCCACGTACATGCGCccgcccttcttcagctGGAACGACAACACCCTCTCCATCCTCAAGGCTCTCGAGTACCACGTCATccacgccgacgtcgactccTTGGACTACGCCAACAACGCGCCTCTCGGCAACCTGAGCAGTGTCGGCATCTTCGAGAGGGGTGTTGACGCCGGTGGTTCCATCGCTCTGGCCCACGAG GTCCACCAGAACACCGCCGAGTACCTCGTCCCCGAGTTCCTCCGCAtcatcaaggagaagaacctccgcgccgtcaccgtcggtGAGTGCCTGGGCGACCCCAAGGCCAACTGGTACAAGACCAAGCGCACCTCGACCCcgaccgccaccgcctccagGATCGTCGTTTCCATCACCAGCACCGCTACCCCTACCGGCGTCATCGGACCCGACGGCGCCTGCGGCGGCTCCGAGGGCTACGTCtgcgaggccggcgcctgCTGCAGCGAGTACGGCTTCTGCGGCACCTCCCAGGCCTACTGCGGCGTTGGTTGCCAGCCTCTCTTCGGTGTCTGCGGCGTTgccgccccggccccggccccctCCGGCGGATCGgccaccggcaccgccagCGCCCCTGCTGCCACTCAGACTGGTGCCACCGGTGGTGTGAGCCCCGACAGCTCCTGCGGCGGTGCCAACGGCTACACTTGCCCTGGAACCACCTGCTGCAGCGAGTACGGCTTCTGCGGTGACACCACCGCTCACTGCGGTGTCGGCTGCCAGCCCCTCTTCGGCACCTGCGCTTAA